A segment of the Cucurbita pepo subsp. pepo cultivar mu-cu-16 unplaced genomic scaffold, ASM280686v2 Cp4.1_scaffold000253, whole genome shotgun sequence genome:
GGAGAGTGTATACTCTGGAACTCCGGGAGCGAGACCCTAAAGTGAAAGAAGCTATTCTGAGTGGTCAACTCtgaaaagaaagatggaaAGAGGGGAGTTGGCTGATAAAGATGGACAGTTACGATTGCGTAATATCAATTTCTCGGCCTCGTCATCGAAAGCGGCTTCCAATTGCTCGGAAATTCTCAGCTATATGGGCGGCTTGGATGGTGAGCAAAAACAATTGATCAAGAAGTTGGTCAACTTTCGCATGAAAGAAGGTAAAAGAACGAGAGTTCGTGCTATTGTTTATCAAACTTTTCATCGCCCAGCTCAAACTGAACGCGATGTAATCAAACTGATGGTTGACGCCGTAGACAATATAAAGCCCATATGCGAAGTCGAAAAAGTAGGAGTAGCAGGTACTCTTTATGATGTCCCTGGGATTGTAGCCAGGGATCGTCAACAAACCTTAGCTATTCGTTGGATCCTTGAAGCAGCTTTCAAACGACGTATAAGCTACAGGATAAGCTTAGAGAAATGTTCATTTGCTGAGATACTTGATGCTTACCGAAAGAGGGGAATTGCACGTCAGAAAAGGGAGAATCTTCATAGACTGGCTTCCACCAATCGAAGTTTCGCGCATTTCAGATGGTGGTAAAGTCAAGTGAGACCACATAAAGAGCTCTTCCTCATTCAGTCAGATTATTCAGTAAGATATGGTATGGTTtgaccctttttcttttcatcttcataTAGAAAGCCTGCCTGACTCATACTCCTTTCATTGAGTTGGAGGAATCCATAGGAGGCCCGCCCCCGTTATGCATTGCATGAAAGAACCTTTCTTTGTATGACTCTTCTCTTTTGCCTCACTCAGGTCGAATGAATACGACGAAAGGGAGATCCATACCCAAATAGGCCATGAATGAAGAAGTAGTGGGCCTTTCACTCTCTTTCTAGTGACTCGGGGAGCTGATCTGAGAAATGCACTTCAAAGGGAGGGAAGCTAGGTTTCCCATGTTGGTATGGCCGGGCATAAAGGTGAAGTTAGGTCAAAagaggtagagagagagaacagaaCGGAACCGATAGCCCCGAATTCTGTCGGAAAAggcaagagaaagaaaagtcaGG
Coding sequences within it:
- the LOC111784655 gene encoding uncharacterized protein LOC111784655 — protein: MERGELADKDGQLRLRNINFSASSSKAASNCSEILSYMGGLDGEQKQLIKKLVNFRMKEGKRTRVRAIVYQTFHRPAQTERDVIKLMVDAVDNIKPICEVEKVGVAGTLYDVPGIVARDRQQTLAIRWILEAAFKRRISYRISLEKCSFAEILDAYRKRGIARQKRENLHRLASTNRSFAHFRWW